In Dehalogenimonas etheniformans, one genomic interval encodes:
- a CDS encoding MarR family winged helix-turn-helix transcriptional regulator, whose amino-acid sequence MLIENSWQHTPDDDDDLSLLIMRTRRAIYKEKERAYAKLDISPEQHGVLSHLMQHEKATIGDITERMLREPHTILGLVTRMEARGLITKTKDMNNKGLITITLTDPGRRLCKDLELVDKKFKPTAVLTDLERDQLAHSLEKVLIGCLSRLGKYPEL is encoded by the coding sequence AGCTGGCAACATACACCTGATGATGATGACGATCTGAGCCTCCTCATAATGCGTACCCGAAGAGCTATCTACAAAGAAAAAGAGCGGGCATATGCCAAGCTCGATATCAGCCCTGAACAACACGGCGTACTTTCGCACCTCATGCAACACGAAAAAGCGACCATCGGCGACATTACCGAAAGGATGCTCAGAGAACCTCATACCATTCTCGGCCTTGTGACCCGGATGGAGGCAAGAGGATTAATTACCAAAACGAAAGACATGAACAATAAGGGTTTGATCACCATCACTCTTACCGATCCCGGGCGTCGGTTGTGTAAGGACCTTGAGTTGGTTGATAAAAAGTTTAAGCCTACTGCTGTTCTCACCGACTTAGAACGGGATCAACTCGCGCATTCTCTAGAGAAAGTGCTCATTGGTTGCCTTTCCCGTCTTGGGAAATACCCCGAGCTATAG